The Tribolium castaneum strain GA2 chromosome 3, icTriCast1.1, whole genome shotgun sequence sequence TTCatacatatttattattttgcaaatgataagatacatttaaaaaagtgaacTCCGGGGTAAATTCACTTAATTCTTATTCGTTACTTATATGGTTAAAACCTTTATAcgcattatttttgttatttttccatATGAAATGTACTTACTTAAATATAGCACCACATAAAGTTTTGTCTAGATTGCAACAATGGGAGCAACCTTGCTCACGCTATTGTGGTACGATTACCTTATTTTTGTCATGATCCTGCTTTTCAGTTTGTTAATTGGGATTTACTTTGGTTATTTTACCAAAAGCAAACAATCAAATCCATATTTGCAAGGAACAAGCAAGATGAAAGCATTCCCTGTTGCTATTTCTTTAATTGCGGGGTAAAAAGAATTAACAAAtcaattgattatttttttaaattttttatagtaatGGTTCGCCTACTATAATCCTAGGATATTCTTCCGAAGTGTACAGCTTTGGTGCATACATTTTGTTAGGCGCTTTCAGCTATATTCTAGTGTTTCTCGCAAACCGATTCATTTATTTGCCTGTTTTGTACAATTTGGATATTTCTACGTCTTATGAATATTTAGAGAAAAGATTTGATAGGAGATGTAGACGGTTGGCTTCTGTCCTTTTTATTACGTCTTGCTCCTTTTATCTTTCTATGATGATATATATATTCGCCAGCCCTTGCCCTTTCTGCAGGTTTGCATCCAAGGctgattataaaataaaacaaaacatatGTATTAGTTACTGGCTTCAAGCTACACCTTATTACAATCTTCGTTAGtagtatttgcattttttacacAACTATTGGAGGTTTTAAAACCGTAATTTGGACAGACGTACTTCAGTTTATGGTAGTTGCCACAACTTTGATAATTGTTTTGGGACTTGGGATAAGATCGAAGGAGGGTTTAGCGGAGGTTTGGCATAAAGGTGTCACTAGTGGAAGGCTAGatatttttaagtattttattttgcaataattgtACGAAATCCCTGCAACTtgtaattttagattttaaccCAAATCCAACAATACATGACAGTTTCTGGGTCATGCTGATTGGTTTCACTATAGATTTTACTGCCATTACTTGTGTTGACCAAGTTTGTGTTCAAAAGATGCGGTCATTGCGTAGTTTTAAAGAGGCCACAAAGAAAGCAATTACTGAAATGAACATTGCtacattaattattatagaGCATTTGTTTACTTCTTGATAGGTGGCGTTCTTCTTATCGTAATTTATGTTTTGCTTGGACTGACAATGTACGCTAGATATGCAAACTGCGATCCCTTCAAAGCCGGTTTAATAGAATCTCCTGACCAGTTACTAccatattttgtgttagacaTGGGGAAAAATCTCCCAGGTGTGCCTGGAATTTTTGTTGCTGCAAAGTTTGAGGtcgaaacacaaaaattttataatttgctctatgtattttttacagtGTTCAATCAGCATTGTTAAATTCTATTGCTAACTCTCTTTACTCAGATatatttagtaaatttttgggGAATACTTCAGAACGGAAAGCTGGGAAGACTTTACAAATAATTGTTGTTGGAGTAGGAATTGTGTGTGCTCTTCTAGTATTCGTGATTCATCAAATAGGAACAAtatttggtttcattttaatgTCATTGAGAGTATTGTGTGGGCCAGTTTTAGGCATATTTTCCGCTGGACTTTTCTTCCCGAAAGTTAACGCCACCGTAAGctcgaaaaaattcaaacacatttttttcaaataaatgttattaGGGTGCTTTCTCTGGGACTGTGTTAGCTCTTATTGTTGGACTGAGTATAGCTTGTCCCGCTACTTATTATCAGATGAATAATATGATAAAACATCCCTTAAAACCGCTTTCGACCAGTGGATGTTACTCATTCAATCAAACTACGTCAGCTAGCTTTTGGTTGAATGAAACTATAAAGTTAGTATGATAATGTTGTACTTTACGTGTTTTGAATTCTATTCTTTTTTAGTAATCCAGCCGATACATACAAGACGCCATTCATATTTCgaatttcctttttttatttttccactaTTTGTGTTGGCGTAACCATAATTTCAGCTTTATAGTTatgtaacaaacaaaaatgatCCAGTCGTAGTACAAAAGGATCTCATCAGTCCGGTTTGTCAATTTTTAGTACATCAGAAAGGAAATGAACGTCATAAATCAGTGAAATACTCAAATGTCGATAAAATATCCGACGATTTcattgagtaattttttttactataatatgggattaaatttataatttattgactcagtacatttttttaattatttgacgtaATTTTACGTAATAGGCgtgttttttcttttggagagaaataaaaatctggtgaaataaattattgtaccactgaagcattttttattctaataaaATCCACATCAAACTACATGAAATAACACACTACCGTATTTGAGTGTTAAATACTTTAAACGTTATCGTTGCCTGCTGACAACGATTATTTTAGCGAcccatttaaataataattatattcttctacttatatatgccttaatgattgcaaattttatatttttacgtaTATATGCACACCTTTTGGTATAACAAACTGTgaatagatttttaaaaaaggtcACCTAATTCTGATTCATTGGTTTCatgtttaaataatataaaaaagcaTAGGTATGTGTAAGAAACgtataacattttatttttaaaactacttTGTCTAGATAACAACAATGGAAGCAACCTTGCTCACGTTAATGTGGTAcgattactttatttttatcctGATCCTGCTTTTCAGTTTGTTAATTGGGATTTACTTTGGCTATTTTTCTAAAAGCAAACAATCAAATCCCTCGAAGTATTTGCAAGGAACAAGCAAGATGAAAGCATTCCCTGTTGCCATTTCCCTAATTGCGgggtaaaaacaattaataattaaataaatattgttttcttaattataGTAATGGTTCGCCTACTACAATTTTAGGATATTCTTCCGAAGTGTACAGCTATGGTGCATATATTTTGTTAGGCGCTTTCAGTTATATTCTAGTGTTTCTCGCAAACCGATTCGTTTATTTGCCAGTTTTGTACAATTTGGATATTTCTACGTCTTATGAATATTTAGAGAAAAGATTTGATAGGAGATGTAGACGGTTGGCGTCGGTCCTTTTTATTATGGCTTGCTCCTTTTATCTTTCTATGACAATGTATTCACCAGCCCTTGCCCTCTCTGCAGGTTTCCATTCaattacaatttattacacataaaaaaattatgtatgtcTTCAGTTACGGGCTTCAAGTTACACCTCATTACAATTTTCGTTAGtagtatttgcattttttacacAAGTATTGGAGGCTTTAAAACTGTAATTTGGACAGACGTACTCCAGTATATGGTAGTGGCCGTAACTTTGATAATTGTTTTGGGACTTGGGATAAGATCGAAAGACGGTTTAGCGGAGGTTTGGCATAAAGGTATCACTAGTGGAAGGCTAGATATTTtgaagtattttattttgcaataattgtACGAAATCTCTGCAACTTATAAATTCTAGACTTGATCCAAACCCAACAATACATGATAGTTTCTGGGTCATGCTGATTGGTTACACCATAGATTTGACTGCCATTACTTGTGTTGACCAAGTTTGTGTTCAAAAGATGCGGTCTTTGCGTAGTTTTAAAGAGGCCACGAAGTAAATAATTTCTGAACTGAACATTGCTACATTAATTATTGTAGAGCATTTATTGGCTTCTTGATAGGAGACTTTCTTATGATCGTAACTTATGTTTCTCTTGGACTGACAATGTACGCTAGATATGCAAACTGCGATCCTTACAAAGCAGGTTTCATAGAATCTCCAGACCAGTTACTGccatattttgtgttagacaTGGGGAAAAGGGTCCCAGGTGTGACTGGAATTTTTATTGCTGCAATGTTTTGCTCAAGCTTAAGGTTGAGGTGcaaactttttgtaatttgctctattattttttttagtgttcAATCAGCAATGCTAAACTCTATAGCGAGTTCCCTTTACTCAGACatatttagtaaatttttgggGAATATTTCGGAACGCAAAGCTGGCAAGACTTTGAAACTCATTGTTGTTGGAGTAGGAATTGTCTGTGCTCTTATAGTTTTCGTGATacatcaaacaaaaacaatttttgggtttattctAATGATACTGGGAGTTTTGTGTGGTCCAATTTTAGGCATATTTTCCGCCGGActttttttcccaaaagttAACGCCACCGTAAGctcgaaaaaattcaaacacttttttttaaataaatgttattagGGTGCTTTCTACGGGACTGTGTTAGCTCTTATTGTTGGACTGAGTATAGCTTGTCCCGCTACTTATTATCAGATGAATAATATGATAAAACATCCCTTAAAACCGCTTTCAACCAATGGATGTTACTCATTCAATCAAACTACACCAACTAGCTTTTGGTTGAATGAAACTATAAAGTTAGTATGATAATGTTGTACTTTACGTGTTTTGAATTCTATTCTTTTTTAGTAATCCAGCCGATACATACAAGGCGCCATTCATATTTCgaatttcctttttttatttttccactaTTTGTGTTGGTGTAGCTATAATTTCAGCTTTAGTTATTAGTTATGTGACAAACAAAAATGATCCAGTCGTAGTCCAAAAGGAGCTCATCAGTCCTGTTTGTCGATTTTTATTAGATAAGAAACAAAATGAACATCATAAATCTGTAAAATATTCGAATGTCGACACATCCactgaataatattttttttaatcaaatttcgTACTTATTATCTCATCAGCACACCTAGTACCTCTTGAGTTTTAGGTATAAAatcacattttattaattttaagttttttgaagttgttgtaattaaaaacaggtggtttttgcgaaataaattattgcaacACTGAAACATTCTTTATTTTATGAGAAAGCTGTTACTCATCCTTACCTATAAATTGTTATATTGGAAAATGCGgcgcttttttaaatatttactcgTTGAATAAAGATACCACTAAAGATATTACTTacatttcatatttattttcgttttttttgctGATATCTGTTGTGTACATTCTTTCTTCATTGTTTCTAATTTCATAatcacaacaaataaaaataattactacagtaaaaaacctaaaaattaGTCAGTattgtttctatttttctttGATTGCAAAGTTCTAGTACCATTTGAAACTACAGTATTCCAGTGTTTTGATaacgttttaaattttcatgtaACCATTAAAGATTATTGTTAATACGTACGTATGTACGTAATACTGGAAACCCTACGTAATACgtactaataaataataatgaaagttgataatttattataaaatgtgAAACATTAAAATAGGCGACCCAATTCTGATTCATTGTCTTTTTAAggtttaataataaaagcgCGTGCTTAATAAGTGCAGTAcggcattttatttaaaaacagtcCAGTCTAGATAACAACAATGGAAGCAACCGTGCTCACGCTACTGTGGTACGATTACCTTATTTTTATCCTGATCCTTATTTTCAGTTTGCTAATTGGGATCTATTTTggatattttgcaaaaagcaAACAATCAAACCCATCGCAGTATTTGCAAGGGACAAGAAAAATGGGAGCTTTCCCTGTTGCTATCTCACTAATAGCGGGGTACTTAGTGCGTAGTTATTCATTTTTGCATCTTTTAATTACAGTAATTGTTCGCCGATGGTGGTATTAGGATTTTGTTCTGAAGTTTACAACTTTGGTGCATATATTTTGTTATGCGCTTTCAGCTACATTTTGGCGTTTTTCGCAAATAGGTTCATTTATTTGCCTGTTTTATACAATTTGGAGATTTCTACTTCGTACGAATATTTAGAGAAAAGATTTGATAGGAGATGTAGACGATTGGTGTCTGCCATTTTCATTACTGGTTGCTTCTTTTTTATCTCCATGACGATGTATGCACCGGCCCTTGCCCTGTCTGCAGGTTTCCATTCAATCACAATTTATTACACATAAAAATTGTATGTCTTCAGTTACTGGCTTTAAGTTACACTACATCACAATCTTCGTTAGCAGtatttgcattatttacaCGACGATTGGAGGCTTTAAAACTGTGGTTTGGACCGATGTTCTCCAGTTTATCGTAGTGGCGACTACTTTGGTAATAATTTTGGGACTAGGAATTCAGTCGAAAGATGGTTTAGGGGAGATTTGGCAGAAGGCTTGGAATACAGAAATGTTGGGAATTACATTGTATTCAGACGCGAATTTGTGCCCTGCGAGTGCTTGTTGTTAGTGCGCATGTTCGGCTTCAGATGAAGATGAAGGATCCTCGAGAGAGAGTAAGAGTTGATGTGCAGTCGCCGACGTATAGACTCGCAACTCTCGGTTATTGTTTCCAATTCTTTCCTGCCCGTTCCATTAATATATTAACCGTATTATCAAC is a genomic window containing:
- the LOC100141923 gene encoding sodium-coupled monocarboxylate transporter 1-like; translated protein: MEATLLTLMWYDYFIFILILLFSLLIGIYFGYFSKSKQSNPSKYLQGTSKMKAFPVAISLIAGNGSPTTILGYSSEVYSYGAYILLGAFSYILVFLANRFVYLPVLYNLDISTSYEYLEKRFDRRCRRLASVLFIMACSFYLSMTMYSPALALSAVTGFKLHLITIFVSSICIFYTSIGGFKTVIWTDVLQYMVVAVTLIIVLGLGIRSKDGLAEVWHKGITSGRLDILKLDPNPTIHDSFWVMLIGYTIDLTAITCVDQVCVQKMRSLRSFKEATKAFIGFLIGDFLMIVTYVSLGLTMYARYANCDPYKAGFIESPDQLLPYFVLDMGKRVPGVTGIFIAAMFCSSLSVQSAMLNSIASSLYSDIFSKFLGNISERKAGKTLKLIVVGVGIVCALIVFVIHQTKTIFGFILMILGVLCGPILGIFSAGLFFPKVNATGAFYGTVLALIVGLSIACPATYYQMNNMIKHPLKPLSTNGCYSFNQTTPTSFWLNETINNPADTYKAPFIFRISFFYFSTICVGVAIISALVISYVTNKNDPVVVQKELISPVCRFLLDKKQNEHHKSVKYSNVDTSTE